TTCTGGTAGATAGTTGCTGTCGACCCCGTCGTCGAGATCGCTAGGGTCTTTGTCCTCGGGTATTCCTGCCGGCCTATTCTGCCACCCTGGGAAGGCTTGAATGTCTTCTCCTTGGTTTTCGGCATCATCGGCCATGGCGCCGTTATCGGTAGCGCCCATGTTATGCCCACTGGGGTCGCCGTCAGTACCTTTTGGCCGTCGAAGACGGCGTCTCGAGGGATTCTTGGGAGTATCAACCATATAGACGTCATAAGTGGACATGGTGGCCCATTTGCCCTTATGAGTTGTAGGCGTGGGTGGGTTCGTCCCAGTTACGCCGCCGACATCTTCATCCATGTGAGTGGCTTCCTCGGATGCATAGTCCAGtacgtcggttaagtcgtcgacgatggcgactaggtgggtggtgggtgggacgtaaattTACCTGTCATCGTCTCTAAGTACTATCTTATCATAGACCAAGGTTTGATCGTTCGAGATCGATAACCTCTGAATGTGATCCAGCATCTCATTAAGGTGAGATAGATCCTCAGAGTCCATGGTCTGACTGTAGGCTGGGATGATCTTTAGCGTGATTCCTGAGTCGCTTGATGCGACCTCGGCGTGTTGGCTGGCCAGGGTTGATCCCTGGCTGTCAACGGGGGAGATCAGATCCGAACTTGACGATGGGTCCGTATTCGGGCTTGGATCGAGGTCAAGGCCTAATGAAAGGATCGGGTCCGTTCTTGAGTCAAAGCTCAGCGTGACAGCGATCGGTTCCGTGCTTGAGGTCGGATCCATAGCGAGATCCGATCTGTAGCCCAGATCGGAGGTCGACTCCGAGGTCAAGCCAGCGGTGGCCAAAGGGTTCCCGACCCGACTTGTCATCCAGTCAGAGAGGACGAGCTCACCACGCGAATCAGAGGTTTATTCCAAGCTCCCAAACGTGACAACTTGGCGGGGCGAAATTCTCGACGTGGGCGAGATGACCCGTTGAGTTGGCGTGTAGGATAATACTGCCGAATGCAAAGAGCTGTCTCGGGTCGAAGATGTCACCACAGCTGGTGTTGAAGTTGATCTGCAGACAAGCCATTGATCCTTTTTCTATCGCACAGCGGAACTCTcagtgaaagcaccaatgttggtacTAAAACCGGCAGACTTCGGGTAGGTGGTCCCGAGCTATGGATCTCAGATATATGGGTAACAGGAGAGAAGGGGACAGTATTTACCAAGGTTTGGGCCCTTCCGAAGAGGTAATACCCTGTGTCCCGCTTTGATTGTATTGATGATGATGTATCGAATACATgcttgatctacctcaagatcgtaagTTGTGTTCTAACCCTAAGGCTAGATGGTTGTAATTGTGACTGTggtctctacggactaaacccctcAGTTTATACAGACACTGGGGGTACCTAGAGCTACACATGATCGGTTGCCAATCTAGTGATACATACACCGACGGCCAACGCAGTCCTTGGAGTACACGTCAAGTCTTCGGCGAAGTCCACCTTGATCATGCCGAAGTGCGAGGCTTTCGGAGTCCTTCCTTATAAGAACAGTGGGCCATGGGCTCGGCCCACGGACTTTGGGCCAACTAGGTTGGTACCCCTAGTCTAGGACACTGTCAATAGGTACACATCGTTCTCCTCTCCCTCAGCTTACGTTTACACTATGAACCATGACAAACACATGGCTTACACTGCCATCACGGCTTACCAGTAAACCGTGTGGCCGTCCGGGCACACGGCTTAAAGAAACACTCGGCTTACAGGTGGGCCAGGTGGCACCTCCGTTAGTTATTGCCGGACGTGATCCCACTTTTCTTGTCGGGTGCCACTGCTTTATTCTCGACTTACAGGTAAGGCGAGTACCTGTGAAGTGACACTTGGCTTACATGACATAAGCCGACGGAATGTCGCAGAATACTATAAGTCGAGTGTAACACTCAGCATACTGTTTGCGAGGTTAAATCGGTCTTCCCGTGTATTTTTTATACTCAGCTTAATTTATTTTTCCTGTAGTGTATGACGTGTTGTTTTAGAATCAGTAGAAAGAATAGTTTTACAAGTAGCAGGTGTAGTCTTTCACGCATTATTCTCCTTTTGCTAGATTATGATCCCAGAAGGgctcctttgattcaaaggaatTCCGTGGGATTTTTGGAGGGTTAGAATCCTTAGGATTTTTTCCTACGTttgtcgtttgattcataggattgaattctataggattttttcctatgGAATCAAGTGTACTATATTTCATtggaaatctagcatccactTCAACCACTTGTTTCAATTCCTTTATATTTCATGTAGCATCAAACACTCTATGCTAAtcctataggattcaagtggCATGCCACTCAAATCCTGTATTTtccctattcccgcgttttgaaAATCCTGCAAATCAAAGAGGGCCTAAAATGGTAGCATTGAGACCACATAATGACAGTCATGTCGGTCATGCAATTATGGCAAAACGTGACAAATAGACTTTGATCCATAGATGCTAGATTTGATCTTTCTTTTTTTAGAATGCTATATATGAGTCTTATAATTCTGAGGCAACGTGGGTGCAGATTCTCCGTAGTAAATATCTGCAGTCCAAGACTTTGTCCCAGGTGATAGTGAGACCGGCTGACTCGCCGTTTTGGAAGGGGCTTATGAGAGTCAACGCTGCCTTCTTTAATAGAACAAAGTTTATTGTCGGTAATGGAAACACCACTcgcttctgggaggatacttggcttgGTGAAATGCCGTTGGCGCTTCAGTATCCGTCCCTATATCGTATTGTTCCCCGACGTGATGCTCTTGTTCCAACGATTATGCAGTCAATTCCTCTTAATATTCAGTTTAGGAGGGTGCTTGTTGGGGACCGGTGGGAAGCATGGCTTCATTTGGTGagtagactgatggaggttcagctAGCTCATCAGCCCGATCAGTTGTGTTGGAAGCTTACTAGGTCTGGAGAGTTCACAGTCAAGTCGATGTATATCGATGTCATTAACTCTAGTGCTATTCCTagttccaaacatgtttggaaagtcaaagttcctttgaaaattaaagtgtttatgtggtttgtacatAAATAAGTCATTTTAACAAAGGATAATTTGATTAAGCGCAACTGGACAGGGTCTACTAGGTGTAGTTTTTGTGATCGGGACGAAACTATCAAGCACCTCTTCTTTGATTGCCCGTTGGCGAGAGTTTTGTGGCGCACGGTGCATGCCTTTAACATTACTCCTCCGAATTCGGTCAGTacgttatttggaacgtggcttgTTGGGATAGAGTCGAAATAGCTAGACACATTCGCGTAGGAGTATGTGCGTCGTTATGGGCAatttggaactgcagaaatgatttggcttttaacagaacaacaactattcattttttgcaggttttATTCCGAGCTACTGCGCTGATCCGTACGTGGTCattactcactccgacggaggccagggagcgtttggttactggatctgtccggtgggagatggtagcgcgggatatcttcaaccggtttggatggcggtcatgtaacaGGATAGGCGATTAGTTTACCTATCTTTGTTTTGCCAACCGGTTGTGGCTTTTGGGCCTTTTGTTTTTGGCGTTGTGGCTCTTTGTGAGCTTGCCGTTTTTCTGTTTTCAGACTATAAGATCTTGTTGAACCTCTTTATTTATCTATaaatgtggccgtatgcatcgttccgatgcagaggccggggagtccccctttTCGGAAAAAAAATATGAGTCTTATAATTAACTATATCTTTTAGCTAACAGGAGCATGGTGCCTATAATTGATAAGTCAAGGTTGTATGTGAATATGTTTGTTATGGTATGGGGAGTTAAGGGTTGTTCAATGGGGAAGCAAAGGTTTGATGATTTGCGCAATGAAATTGTTGTGACACTTTTAACATGATAAAGAAAAACGGCGCAGCAAGACCGCGCCTTTTGCTTCTACTAGTAATTTCACCAAATGTCAGCCGAAAAAGGTCGACATGAGGGTCGCTCCACCGCTATGGTTCTCTGTCAACCTCGCTCCACGCCTGGTGTACCAAACATGCCCTAAATCTCCCAAGTCTCACAAGTCACATCCCTATGCCTGGGCAAAAATTTCCCAACATTTACACTTGCACTGAGACTAAAGTCAGAACAGAGTTAATTAGCAGGAGTTTTAACTTGCAAGCTACCATCTGATCCAATCATAACAACCCCAGCTTTAATCCAACACGCACGTGGGAACGGCGATCGCTTGCAAAGTCAGAACAATTAGCGCAAAGCAGAGCTCAACGCTCTCAATTAACAAAGTCAGCAGAAGGTACAGCGTTTACAGATCGAGCTGATGCATCACATAATGATCCTTCTGACAGCCCAACAGACCAGCTGAAAACACTCCGCTGCGAAATCGTCCATTCCAAACATCTAGTGCCAACCATTGCACTCTCACTGTTTTTATTGCCTTTCCTTAGTTTTTACCACTGTTTTCGTTTAACATCCCGAGCTAAACTCACAATTACAAGCAACGATGCACAAACAGACCCCGTAATTAACAACTAATCAGTCCCAGAGCTACTGCCGATCTGCGGTATATGTATGTGGATCACAGTATCATACTAACCACTAGCCCATCTATTAGTAGCATCATCTCCTTCTTCAGTCTTCTCTTCTGCACGCTAGTTTCAGCTTCCAAGCACACGACCTGCAATCTAGTTCCGGCACGACCTGATCGACCGACGGCCAGCGTCTCCGCCGTTGCCATGTTAGCATCGCCGCCGGCGCTTGAGCTGTTGATCGGCGCCCGCCGTGAAGCACCGGAAGGGGTTCTCCGGGGAGCAGATGTCCGGCACGAACACGGCCGCGGAGTCAGAGGCAGAGCCGTAATGCGGGTCTCCCTGCCAGTGGAGGCCTGAGGCCGTCGGCGGGGAGGGGAGCTCCGGCATGGACGACCTCGACCAGTGGACCTCCGGCACCTGGCCGAAGAAATCTTGCGCGTTCTGGGCGGCGTTTccggaggaggacgacgacatcGAACGGCGGTTCGGCGAGCTGAGCTTCCCGCTGTCGGCCTGCAAATGAATCAGCACTGTTAGGTTACTGGACAGTGGACAGGCTAGCTACTATATTTTTTTCGAAAAGGAAGGCTAGCTACTATATACTGGAGCGAGCTCTTCAGGCATAGATAGATCGTTCAGTCACAATTTTGTGAGTTCAGAAACATGTCAATCGTGAAATACCTTGTGTGATGCATCACTTCAGGTTTTAAGCCGGAAAATTGCCGGTGAAAGTAAGATTACATGACATGATTAACCTGATCTGACTATGGATCAACGTTCCAGGATGCAGATCAGGTAAATTGCTTGACTCAAGATCATGAGAGAGGTtgccagaattgctatttttagTACTTGAACTGAGTTTCTTTCCTGATAAAGTAACTAGATTAACTGCTAAGTGTTAATACTGCGACTGCACAATTAGTAATTCAAATTTGGTTCTGGGTGAATTAGTACTGACCTTGGACGTGCCATTTTCCGCGAATCCGAAGCCGGAGTTGAACTCGGTGAATCCAAAGAACTCGTCCAGCGGCCAGTCCGGCATGCTCCCGCCAAAAAgggccgcgctcgccgccgtgACGGCCACCCGGGGGCTCTTCTTCGGAGGGGCTTTGATTACCTCCGGCTCCGCGGGCCTCAACGCCGGGGTACCGCTGCCGAACTGCTCATCGATGACCGACCAATCGGGCAAGTTCCCCGTGATGCCGACGTCCGGGCCGGCCGCCCAGTCGATGTCTCCATCGCTGTAGAGCGGCGTCGGGCTCCTCTTCCTGGGGCACATCGGTGGTTGCAGGGGAGCCGACGAGGCGTTGTTGGGCGGTTGCGGCTCCGGCTCAGGCTCTGGCACCGGTTCTTCTTGTTCGTCGGGCTCGAGGCCGACCTGGACGCCGGTGAGGAGGAACCTCCGGTGCGCGGAGACGAAGGCGTTGGCAGTGTGCACGGCGACGTCACAGCTACGGCAGAGCAGCGCGCGGTCCTCCACGCAGAAGAAGTAGGCGTGGCCCTCCTGTCGTAGCGAAAACAGAGGACGTACTCGTCAGATTACCGGCCGGGGCAAAAAGATGGGCCAAGATCAGCGAAAGGGCGAGAGAGCAACCAATTCAAGCACCTGGCATATGTCGCAGTTCGGCGCGGACACGGCGGGCGGGTTggaggcggcggagaggaggGGCAGGCGGTGGTGCTTGCCGGCGAGGCGGTTGGCGTCGTGCACGTCGCGGTCGCAGCGCGCGCATAGGGCGGCCTCGTCGGCGCAGCAGACGACGCGCGCCTCGGCCGCCTCGCACGCAGAGCAGAGCACCTTCATCGATTGATTGATCCGATCACTACACGATCATCCGCGTGCAGGACCGCTgggagggaggagaggagagcGGGGCCTGGCAGTGAGGTTTATGGATGGTGGGAGGGGGGTGGGAAGCGGTGCGGTTTTGTCCCCGCCGGTTGGTGACGCGACGCGCACGAGTTCGTACAGGGCGAGGCGCCGTGCAGTGCGGTGTCGCGTGCGCGTGGCGGATGGGCCGCCGGACGGGTGGGTGGGAGGTGAGGCGAGACTGTTGGCAGCGCGGGATATTTTGATGGACGCCGCGGCCGCGGACGCTGACGCCGGGGCAGAGATCACATGGGACAGAGTGTGACATGGATGGCCGGCTGGCGCGCGGGAAGATCGGAATTGACAGGCCGACGAGGGGAGAGGACCCGTTCGCTCGGAGGAGTGACCAAGCGCGGCGGGCCCGCGGCCGTGGAGACGTCGCGGCCGGACCCGATTCGCCCACGCGGGCCGTGCCCACCGCTTGACTTCTCTCGCTCTAAGACCTCACAGGGCGGCGCGGTTAAAAACCGCTCTACACGGTCGGGTCTCGCAGCTCCTACTCCGGTGAGTGGCTGACCGGTCCCTGTCTCTGCGTCGATCGCCGTCGGTTCATTTTTCTTGATGAAACAACAAGAGAAAGACGGCTAACTGCTGCTGGTAACTGACGGTAGGCAAAAATAGAAACGCTGTTCCACGCAACTCCATGGGATAAACTGGGTAGCATCGTATAATCCAAGATCTTGGGAATCAAAGGGAAGGTGCCTATCTTGGTTGCATCGATGCATTGCGGCTAGCGGGGGACCGGGTGACCACCACGCCGGCCACGGCTATCCAGATAACCCGGCTGGTCCTACACGGTGCGGCATGGGCATGGCCAGCCACTACATGCGCAGCTAGCTAGTTTCGGGCCAACTAGCATCCAATAATGCGGCGCCATCCCTCTCGTGGCCCCCATTCCACTTATGGTCCAGTTTTCGGAATTTCCCGGCGCTCATGCAATGCatttatatatgcatgcatgcatgcatgttctAGTATGATATAagtatttttttttctttgtGGGCAGATGATATGTGCTAGGTGGATATATAGATATGTTCTTTTCGCACGAGATATTTAGACAGATATTTCACCTTTGTGTGAAAAGGTTGAATTTAAATTCTTTCGTCCCTCAAACAGAGTAAAAATGTTTTGTGCATAGTGTTTGTTTCACATattcagccccccccccccccccctctctcatgaaatactccctccgtcccgtaaCACTTCCTCCAAACCAATAGTGTGTGCACATGTTAAGAAAATAAGGTTGGACAAACCTAAGTTGACACGCAACTGAGATGCTTTTTAGTTGTCTCTTACAATGTATATGTGATGTCCTTAGAGCTAAGATTGTCGTACATACTTGGTGTATGTAGACATTTACTTAGGGGTTGCCAAATGCTACGCCGTAATTGCACAGTTATAAATGTTGCTTTCTTGTTTGTCATGAAGCATGCTATGAGGCGTGGCCAGTCGACATGGAATTTTTCCATCTATAATGAGAGAGATATTGCTGGGGCCTCGAGCGATCATTCTAAAAAAATGCATGGCCATGCCACCTAAGGTTAAACATTTAACAAAAGAAATGATTTTGAGTCACACGATCGATAAAGGATGGTAGAGCTTTGGAAGTGCATTTAGTCCTCTGAGTGTCTTTTGGTGTCCATGAGTAGGATCAATGGGAGTAATGTGTTTATCAATTTATCCACATATGATTAATCATGTTTCATGGGAAGGATGGTGGAAAATAGCCCCCCTCCCCAATTCAAAAAGGGGAAAAGGTGTCGGTTCTGATCAAGATACTCCATAGATTTTTGGTTATTTGAGTCCTAGGAAAATCGCGATGTTAAGAAGGGTTGAAGGTTCAAGTGTGTGGGTCATCATAGTCTTTCTTTACCTAATTCCTACCACAGAGAGGCCAAACATGGTTCCaagattctctctctctctccactagtagaaaagagggctttggttcaggccgagTCAGCCcatagtcccggttcagtccagaaccgggacccatgggggcactggtcccggttcgtgaggccaggggcctgccgggcctcgtgggggcattggtcccggttcgtctggcccctttggtcccggttggtaggatgaaccgggaccaatgggcctcgctcctggcccaccaccattggtcccggttggtggcttgaaccgggaccacaggctgccctttagtaccggttcatgccacgaaccgggaccaatgaggtgcctatatatacccctcgcccgcgagcagagcactccag
The Aegilops tauschii subsp. strangulata cultivar AL8/78 chromosome 3, Aet v6.0, whole genome shotgun sequence genome window above contains:
- the LOC109777871 gene encoding B-box zinc finger protein 22 translates to MKVLCSACEAAEARVVCCADEAALCARCDRDVHDANRLAGKHHRLPLLSAASNPPAVSAPNCDICQEGHAYFFCVEDRALLCRSCDVAVHTANAFVSAHRRFLLTGVQVGLEPDEQEEPVPEPEPEPQPPNNASSAPLQPPMCPRKRSPTPLYSDGDIDWAAGPDVGITGNLPDWSVIDEQFGSGTPALRPAEPEVIKAPPKKSPRVAVTAASAALFGGSMPDWPLDEFFGFTEFNSGFGFAENGTSKADSGKLSSPNRRSMSSSSSGNAAQNAQDFFGQVPEVHWSRSSMPELPSPPTASGLHWQGDPHYGSASDSAAVFVPDICSPENPFRCFTAGADQQLKRRRRC